One Coccinella septempunctata chromosome 8, icCocSept1.1, whole genome shotgun sequence genomic window carries:
- the LOC123318336 gene encoding uncharacterized protein LOC123318336, with the protein MSAQIPIQSSWEEFILPTRIAFLTQEKLNKLRKIELRKKVIIHDLIRNNQSVLDRLKDLRFYRGSHSANLRRTSEILDVKLTKALYIKRILEITVRGKKKKEILNMEISELGEAIRHQKTHRHRDFEPTISPLAIYSNDMRNRGMKRKRDYR; encoded by the exons atg TCTGCTCAAATACCAATACAAAGTTCTTGGGAGGAGTTCATACTGCCGACAAGGATTGCCTTCTTGACtcaagaaaaattaaacaaattgagaaaaatagagttACGTAAGAAGGTGATCATTCACGATTTAATTCGAAATAATCAGAGTGTGCTGGATCGTTTAAAAGATCTGAGGTTCTATAGAGGCAGTCATTCAGcgaatctgagaagaacatcagaaattcttgatgtcaaattgACTAAGGCTTTATATATTAAGAGAATATTGGAAATAACTGTCCGcggaaagaagaagaaggaaatACTGAACATGGAAATATCCGAATTAGGTGAAGCGATCAGACACCAGAAAACTCACAGGCATCGTGATTTTGAACCAACCATATCTCCACTAGCCATATATTCAAATGATATGCGGAATCGCGGAATGAAGAGAAAACGAGATTATCGATAA
- the LOC123319366 gene encoding uncharacterized protein LOC123319366 — protein MSAQIPIQSSWEEFILPTRIAFLTQEKLNKLRKIELRKKVIIHDLIRNNQSVLDRLKDLRFYRGSHSANLRRTSEILDVKLTKALYIKRILEITVRGKKKKEILNMEISELGGAIRHQKTHRHRDFEPTISPLAIYSNDMRNRGMKRKRDYR, from the exons atg TCTGCTCAAATACCAATACAAAGTTCTTGGGAGGAGTTCATACTGCCGACAAGGATTGCCTTCTTGACtcaagaaaaattaaacaaattgagaaaaatagagttACGTAAGAAGGTGATCATTCACGATTTAATTCGAAATAATCAGAGTGTGCTGGATCGTTTAAAAGATCTGAGGTTCTATAGAGGCAGTCATTCAGcgaatctgagaagaacatcagaaattcttgatgtcaaattgACTAAGGCTTTATATATTAAGAGAATATTGGAAATAACTGTCCGcggaaagaagaagaaggaaatACTGAACATGGAAATATCCGAATTAGGTGGAGCGATCAGACACCAGAAAACTCACAGGCATCGTGATTTTGAACCAACCATATCTCCACTAGCCATATATTCAAATGATATGCGGAATCGCGGAATGAAGAGAAAACGAGATTATCGATAA